One Triticum dicoccoides isolate Atlit2015 ecotype Zavitan chromosome 5B, WEW_v2.0, whole genome shotgun sequence genomic window carries:
- the LOC119312505 gene encoding uncharacterized protein LOC119312505, whose product MMGGASTSASGRRRRWTQRSCRAGGAGGVVTRTVAAPEERGAGAATRRSTTGFAHVDKQQRVYGPLSSEGSRSSSGSTIIEDFLHSDLCEYKRKRSLRKEIGSHHSLSSVMSESRNHGAATQMPIASEKPSFTWSTEKQVPSNKNFLPATTTVSDYGLAYRPKFHLGRGSNKANQTGAPKESSGMCSFSYQLARSAGRSDSMKMGRASAKCSLADTMSMLRQRRFGRSYQNQNRIGALNQRHKNTQSGGAINMVKKEETYNQSDLSTGRHWQTLLDNALVRRRLQPLNEESSEQLWSCTNSESDKAICFSSGGSIDGLQVSFSSDTSDTSDNSNLSSLGAVANDQWRMSFKKVHCPLAARINYIPQASCKEIEQASPVSVLEYPAEDFSDTENIKKDTKDPHAPQPRPEIVYFPSEETVAEVVVDAALGNYSCSEMESTEHDETIQLVEDTPCEFEDEEEREFCYLLDILIASGIHGVEEDRLYKVCQSLDCPAGYDVFDKLEKKYKKVAQWSRADRKLTFDMVNSILSEILAPCLDMHPWATTARNMAPAWGSEGLLEKLLQVLTRRREELAARIPKNEKRGFDQKWPDLADYIDRAGRDVERMIKDDLLEELVLELMSS is encoded by the exons ATGATGGGCGGGGCGAGCACGAGCGCTAGCGGCCGCCGGCGGAGGTGGACGCAGCGGTCGTGCCGGGCCGGAGGGGCGGGCGGGGTCGTCACGCGGAcggtggcggcgccggaggagCGCGGCGCGGGCGCGGCTACGCGGCGGAGCACTACAG GGTTTGCTCATGTGGATAAGCAGCAGCGTGTATACGGACCATTATCATCAGAGGGTTCCAGAAGTAGCAGTGGATCCACAATAATAGAAGATTTT CTTCATTCGGATTTATGTGAATATAAGCGTAAGAGGTCCTTGAGAAAAGAAATAGGAAGCCACCATTCTCTATCTTCTGTGATGTCAGAATCAAGGAATCATGGTGCAGCAACTCAAATGCCAATAGCTTCTGAAAAACCTTCCTTTACGTGGTCAACAGAGAAGCAAGTCCCCAGCAACAAAAACTTTCTTCCTGCAACCACTACTGTCTCGGATTACGGGTTGGCCTATCGGCCTAAATTTCATCTTGGCAGAGGAAGTAACAAGGCAAATCAGACTGGAGCACCAAAAGAATCCAGTGGCATGTGCAGTTTCAGTTATCAATTAGCTAGAAGTGCTGGAAGATCTGATTCTATGAAGATGGGCCGAGCAAGTGCAAAGTGCTCCCTTGCAGACACAATGTCGATGTTACGCCAACGGCGGTTTGGTCGCAGTTACCAGAATCAAAACCGCATTGGTGCATTAAATCAAAGGCATAAGAACACACAATCTGGAGGAGCAATCAACATGGTAAAAAAAGAGGAAACTTATAATCAGTCTGATTTGTCAACAGGAAGACACTGGCAAACTTTGTTGGATAATGCATTAGTTCGAAGGAGATTACAGCCACTCAATGAGGAATCATCTGAACAACTATGGAGCTGTACAAACAGTGAATCTGACAAGGCGATATGCTTTTCGTCAGGTGGGAGCATTGATGGTTTGCAAGTATCTTTTTCAAGTGACACGAGTGACACAAGTGATAACTCCAATTTATCCTCTCTGGGTGCAGTGGCAAATGATCAATGGAGGATGTCCTTCAAGAAG GTACACTGTCCACTTGCTGCACGTATAAACTATATCCCCCAAGCTTCCTGCAAAGAGATCGAGCAGGCAAGCCCAGTATCCGTTCTTGAATATCCAGCTGAAGATTTTTCTGATACTGAAAACATTAAGAAAGATACAAAAGATCCTCATG CTCCCCAGCCAAGGCCTGAGATCGTATACTTTCCTTCAGAAGAAACTGTTGCTGAGGTAGTTGTGGATGCTGCACTTGGTAATTACTCGTGCTCTGAGATGGAGTCTACTGAACATGATGAAACTATACAGCTGGTAGAAGACACCCCTTGCGAATTTGAAGACGAAGAGGAAAGAGAGTTCTGCTACTTGCTGGACATTCTAATTGCTTCTGGTATTCATGGCGTTGAGGAGGATCGGCTGTACAAGGTGTGCCAGTCCCTTGATTGCCCTGCAGGCTATGACGTGTTTGACAAGCTTGAGAAGAAATACAAAAAAGTGGCTCAATGGTCAAGGGCAGACAGGAAGCTCACCTTCGACATGGTAAACTCCATACTGTCTGAAATTCTTGCCCCATGTTTGGACATGCACCCTTGGGCAACTACCGCTAGGAATATGGCGCCCGCGTGGGGCTCGGAGGGTCTCTTGGAGAAATTGCTGCAGGTGTTGACTAGGAGGCGAGAAGAACTTGCGGCAAGGATTCCTAAAAATGAGAAAAGAGGATTTGATCAGAAATGGCCAGACTTGGCAGATTACATCGACAGGGCAGGTAGGGATGTTGAGAGGATGATAAAGGATGATCTTCTGGAAGAGCTGGTTCTGGAGTTGATGTCCAGCTAG
- the LOC119312506 gene encoding uncharacterized protein LOC119312506 isoform X4 encodes MSCFSILLTGRRQKRVVGDAGKDAGTGSERQMVKPVAVESTDALPAVAAAVVEKCGDKIVADVVIVVAHKGASEVSPARSDSLSDDIDFEFHPQHKSVAVGSDVQGPEKHAAGTVPDAPVIASAGEEAAAAEVEVDPSAKLKRSCSNIETKRHGPREVPGTRVRSRSYGDLPGDLFMVTTTRRAHEASPDASVKTSRTADGVMLKRRSSSQVLPSRSRKLWWRLFLWSHRNLHRPWSARPSDADAGTPRGGYTSDTLEEPADRKNKKPMVDESPPQPPSQNQWVAFCADHSLSDRVSDWVSSIDNSGCLRIAEEHNNGGDHGMDLTDDSVARPRPIEAGESSGKGHGRAKRCAAADDVAQANSIVQSLNGFSSVAHISGMGLKVVPMIAPFSNLRAVNLSGNFIVHISPGSLPKGLHSLDLSRNKIANVEGLRELTKLRVLNLSYNRISRIGHGLSNCTAIRELHLAGNKIGDVEGLHRLLRLAVLDLGFNRLTTAKALGQLVANYHSLLALNLVGNPVQANVGDDALRKAVTDLLPQLAYLNKQPLKPRETATDSVARAALGTGGRRRGASRRLSQSPGSSSSSSSRSRSKGRQHHGSSMTARK; translated from the exons ATgagctgcttctccatcctgctcaCCGGCCGGAGGCAGAAACGAGTG GTTGGTGATGCCGGCAAGGATGCTGGAACTGGGAGCGAGCGCCAAATGGTGAAGCCGGTGGCGGTGGAGTCTACTGACGCGCTGCCGGCGGTTGCCGCTGCCGTGGTGGAGAAATGCGGCGACAAGATCGTCGCCGATGTGGTGATCGTGGTGGCGCACAAGGGCGCCAGTGAGGTGTCGCCAGCAAGATCGGACAGTCTGTCTGACGACATTGATTTCGAGTTCCACCCGCAGCACAAGTCCGTCGCCGTCGGCTCCGACGTCCAGGGACCGGAGAAGCATGCCGCTGGCACCGTCCCGGACGCGCCGGTGATCGCGAGCGCCGGGGAGGAGGCTGCGGCAGCGGAGGTGGAGGTCGACCCGTCGGCGAAGCTCAAGCGCTCGTGCTCCAACATCGAGACGAAGCGGCATGGCCCGAGGGAGGTCCCGGGCACGCGGGTGCGGTCGCGCTCCTACGGCGACCTGCCGGGCGACCTCTTCATGGTCACCACCACGCGCCGCGCGCACGAGGCGAGCCCCGATGCGTCGGTGAAGACGTCGCGCACCGCCGACGGCGTGATGCTCAAGCGGCGGTCGTCCAGCCAGGTGCTGCCGTCGCGGAGCCGAAAGCTGTGGTGGCGGCTCTTCCTCTGGAGCCACCGCAACCTGCACCGGCCCTGGTCGGCGCGCCCGAGCGACGCCGATGCCGGCACTCCCCGTGGCGGGTACACGTCGGACACGCTCGAGGAACCGGCCGACCGCAAAAACAAGAAGCCGATGGTGGACGagtcgccgccgcagccgccgtcgCAGAACCAGTGGGTGGCCTTCTGCGCCGACCACTCCCTGAGCGACCGCGTCAGCGACTGGGTGAGCAGCATCGACAACAGCGGGTGCCTCCGCATCGCCGAGGAGCACAACAACGGTGGCGACCATGGCATGGACCTCACGGACGACTCCGTGGCGCGCCCGCGTCCCATCGAGGCCGGGGAGTCGTCGGGCAAGGGCCACGGCAGGGCCAAGCGGTGCGCGGCGGCGGACGACGTGGCCCAGGCCAACAGCATCGTCCAGTCCCTCAACGGCTTCTCGTCCGTGGCGCACATCTCCGGCATGGGCCTCAAGGTCGTGCCCATGATCGCGCCCTTCTCCAACCTCCGCGCCGTCAACCTCTCCGGCAACTTCATCG TTCATATCTCGCCCGGATCGCTGCCGAAGGGCCTGCACTCGCTGGATCTGTCGCGGAACAAGATCGCAAACGTCGAGGGGCTCCGGGAGCTGACGAAGCTGCGCGTGCTCAACCTCAGCTACAACCGGATCTCGCGCATCGGCCACG GGCTGTCGAACTGCACGGCGATCAGGGAGCTGCACCTGGCGGGGAACAAGATCGGCGACGTGGAGGGGCTGCACCGGCTGCTGAGGCTGGCGGTGCTGGACCTGGGCTTCAACAGGCTCACCACGGCCAAGGCGCTGGGCCAGCTGGTGGCCAACTACCACTCCCTCCTCGCGCTCAACCTGGTGGGCAACCCCGTGCAGGCCAACGTCGGCGACGACGCGCTGCGCAAGGCCGTCACCGACCTCCTCCCGCAGCTCGCATACCTCAACAAGCAGCCCCTCAAGCCGCGGGAGACGGCCACCGACAGCGTCGCGCGCGCGGCGCTCGGCACGGGAGGGCGCAGGCGGGGGGCGTCGCGGCGCCTGAGCCAGAGCCccgggtcgtcgtcgtcgtcgtcgtcgagaaGCAGGTCCAAAGGCAGGCAGCACCACGGCTCGAGCATGACGGCAAGGAAGTGA
- the LOC119312506 gene encoding uncharacterized protein LOC119312506 isoform X3, giving the protein MSCFSILLTGRRQKRVQVGDAGKDAGTGSERQMVKPVAVESTDALPAVAAAVVEKCGDKIVADVVIVVAHKGASEVSPARSDSLSDDIDFEFHPQHKSVAVGSDVQGPEKHAAGTVPDAPVIASAGEEAAAAEVEVDPSAKLKRSCSNIETKRHGPREVPGTRVRSRSYGDLPGDLFMVTTTRRAHEASPDASVKTSRTADGVMLKRRSSSQVLPSRSRKLWWRLFLWSHRNLHRPWSARPSDADAGTPRGGYTSDTLEEPADRKNKKPMVDESPPQPPSQNQWVAFCADHSLSDRVSDWVSSIDNSGCLRIAEEHNNGGDHGMDLTDDSVARPRPIEAGESSGKGHGRAKRCAAADDVAQANSIVQSLNGFSSVAHISGMGLKVVPMIAPFSNLRAVNLSGNFIVHISPGSLPKGLHSLDLSRNKIANVEGLRELTKLRVLNLSYNRISRIGHGLSNCTAIRELHLAGNKIGDVEGLHRLLRLAVLDLGFNRLTTAKALGQLVANYHSLLALNLVGNPVQANVGDDALRKAVTDLLPQLAYLNKQPLKPRETATDSVARAALGTGGRRRGASRRLSQSPGSSSSSSSRSRSKGRQHHGSSMTARK; this is encoded by the exons ATgagctgcttctccatcctgctcaCCGGCCGGAGGCAGAAACGAGTG CAGGTTGGTGATGCCGGCAAGGATGCTGGAACTGGGAGCGAGCGCCAAATGGTGAAGCCGGTGGCGGTGGAGTCTACTGACGCGCTGCCGGCGGTTGCCGCTGCCGTGGTGGAGAAATGCGGCGACAAGATCGTCGCCGATGTGGTGATCGTGGTGGCGCACAAGGGCGCCAGTGAGGTGTCGCCAGCAAGATCGGACAGTCTGTCTGACGACATTGATTTCGAGTTCCACCCGCAGCACAAGTCCGTCGCCGTCGGCTCCGACGTCCAGGGACCGGAGAAGCATGCCGCTGGCACCGTCCCGGACGCGCCGGTGATCGCGAGCGCCGGGGAGGAGGCTGCGGCAGCGGAGGTGGAGGTCGACCCGTCGGCGAAGCTCAAGCGCTCGTGCTCCAACATCGAGACGAAGCGGCATGGCCCGAGGGAGGTCCCGGGCACGCGGGTGCGGTCGCGCTCCTACGGCGACCTGCCGGGCGACCTCTTCATGGTCACCACCACGCGCCGCGCGCACGAGGCGAGCCCCGATGCGTCGGTGAAGACGTCGCGCACCGCCGACGGCGTGATGCTCAAGCGGCGGTCGTCCAGCCAGGTGCTGCCGTCGCGGAGCCGAAAGCTGTGGTGGCGGCTCTTCCTCTGGAGCCACCGCAACCTGCACCGGCCCTGGTCGGCGCGCCCGAGCGACGCCGATGCCGGCACTCCCCGTGGCGGGTACACGTCGGACACGCTCGAGGAACCGGCCGACCGCAAAAACAAGAAGCCGATGGTGGACGagtcgccgccgcagccgccgtcgCAGAACCAGTGGGTGGCCTTCTGCGCCGACCACTCCCTGAGCGACCGCGTCAGCGACTGGGTGAGCAGCATCGACAACAGCGGGTGCCTCCGCATCGCCGAGGAGCACAACAACGGTGGCGACCATGGCATGGACCTCACGGACGACTCCGTGGCGCGCCCGCGTCCCATCGAGGCCGGGGAGTCGTCGGGCAAGGGCCACGGCAGGGCCAAGCGGTGCGCGGCGGCGGACGACGTGGCCCAGGCCAACAGCATCGTCCAGTCCCTCAACGGCTTCTCGTCCGTGGCGCACATCTCCGGCATGGGCCTCAAGGTCGTGCCCATGATCGCGCCCTTCTCCAACCTCCGCGCCGTCAACCTCTCCGGCAACTTCATCG TTCATATCTCGCCCGGATCGCTGCCGAAGGGCCTGCACTCGCTGGATCTGTCGCGGAACAAGATCGCAAACGTCGAGGGGCTCCGGGAGCTGACGAAGCTGCGCGTGCTCAACCTCAGCTACAACCGGATCTCGCGCATCGGCCACG GGCTGTCGAACTGCACGGCGATCAGGGAGCTGCACCTGGCGGGGAACAAGATCGGCGACGTGGAGGGGCTGCACCGGCTGCTGAGGCTGGCGGTGCTGGACCTGGGCTTCAACAGGCTCACCACGGCCAAGGCGCTGGGCCAGCTGGTGGCCAACTACCACTCCCTCCTCGCGCTCAACCTGGTGGGCAACCCCGTGCAGGCCAACGTCGGCGACGACGCGCTGCGCAAGGCCGTCACCGACCTCCTCCCGCAGCTCGCATACCTCAACAAGCAGCCCCTCAAGCCGCGGGAGACGGCCACCGACAGCGTCGCGCGCGCGGCGCTCGGCACGGGAGGGCGCAGGCGGGGGGCGTCGCGGCGCCTGAGCCAGAGCCccgggtcgtcgtcgtcgtcgtcgtcgagaaGCAGGTCCAAAGGCAGGCAGCACCACGGCTCGAGCATGACGGCAAGGAAGTGA
- the LOC119312506 gene encoding uncharacterized protein LOC119312506 isoform X2: protein MARMSCFSILLTGRRQKRVVGDAGKDAGTGSERQMVKPVAVESTDALPAVAAAVVEKCGDKIVADVVIVVAHKGASEVSPARSDSLSDDIDFEFHPQHKSVAVGSDVQGPEKHAAGTVPDAPVIASAGEEAAAAEVEVDPSAKLKRSCSNIETKRHGPREVPGTRVRSRSYGDLPGDLFMVTTTRRAHEASPDASVKTSRTADGVMLKRRSSSQVLPSRSRKLWWRLFLWSHRNLHRPWSARPSDADAGTPRGGYTSDTLEEPADRKNKKPMVDESPPQPPSQNQWVAFCADHSLSDRVSDWVSSIDNSGCLRIAEEHNNGGDHGMDLTDDSVARPRPIEAGESSGKGHGRAKRCAAADDVAQANSIVQSLNGFSSVAHISGMGLKVVPMIAPFSNLRAVNLSGNFIVHISPGSLPKGLHSLDLSRNKIANVEGLRELTKLRVLNLSYNRISRIGHGLSNCTAIRELHLAGNKIGDVEGLHRLLRLAVLDLGFNRLTTAKALGQLVANYHSLLALNLVGNPVQANVGDDALRKAVTDLLPQLAYLNKQPLKPRETATDSVARAALGTGGRRRGASRRLSQSPGSSSSSSSRSRSKGRQHHGSSMTARK from the exons ATGGCCAGGATgagctgcttctccatcctgctcaCCGGCCGGAGGCAGAAACGAGTG GTTGGTGATGCCGGCAAGGATGCTGGAACTGGGAGCGAGCGCCAAATGGTGAAGCCGGTGGCGGTGGAGTCTACTGACGCGCTGCCGGCGGTTGCCGCTGCCGTGGTGGAGAAATGCGGCGACAAGATCGTCGCCGATGTGGTGATCGTGGTGGCGCACAAGGGCGCCAGTGAGGTGTCGCCAGCAAGATCGGACAGTCTGTCTGACGACATTGATTTCGAGTTCCACCCGCAGCACAAGTCCGTCGCCGTCGGCTCCGACGTCCAGGGACCGGAGAAGCATGCCGCTGGCACCGTCCCGGACGCGCCGGTGATCGCGAGCGCCGGGGAGGAGGCTGCGGCAGCGGAGGTGGAGGTCGACCCGTCGGCGAAGCTCAAGCGCTCGTGCTCCAACATCGAGACGAAGCGGCATGGCCCGAGGGAGGTCCCGGGCACGCGGGTGCGGTCGCGCTCCTACGGCGACCTGCCGGGCGACCTCTTCATGGTCACCACCACGCGCCGCGCGCACGAGGCGAGCCCCGATGCGTCGGTGAAGACGTCGCGCACCGCCGACGGCGTGATGCTCAAGCGGCGGTCGTCCAGCCAGGTGCTGCCGTCGCGGAGCCGAAAGCTGTGGTGGCGGCTCTTCCTCTGGAGCCACCGCAACCTGCACCGGCCCTGGTCGGCGCGCCCGAGCGACGCCGATGCCGGCACTCCCCGTGGCGGGTACACGTCGGACACGCTCGAGGAACCGGCCGACCGCAAAAACAAGAAGCCGATGGTGGACGagtcgccgccgcagccgccgtcgCAGAACCAGTGGGTGGCCTTCTGCGCCGACCACTCCCTGAGCGACCGCGTCAGCGACTGGGTGAGCAGCATCGACAACAGCGGGTGCCTCCGCATCGCCGAGGAGCACAACAACGGTGGCGACCATGGCATGGACCTCACGGACGACTCCGTGGCGCGCCCGCGTCCCATCGAGGCCGGGGAGTCGTCGGGCAAGGGCCACGGCAGGGCCAAGCGGTGCGCGGCGGCGGACGACGTGGCCCAGGCCAACAGCATCGTCCAGTCCCTCAACGGCTTCTCGTCCGTGGCGCACATCTCCGGCATGGGCCTCAAGGTCGTGCCCATGATCGCGCCCTTCTCCAACCTCCGCGCCGTCAACCTCTCCGGCAACTTCATCG TTCATATCTCGCCCGGATCGCTGCCGAAGGGCCTGCACTCGCTGGATCTGTCGCGGAACAAGATCGCAAACGTCGAGGGGCTCCGGGAGCTGACGAAGCTGCGCGTGCTCAACCTCAGCTACAACCGGATCTCGCGCATCGGCCACG GGCTGTCGAACTGCACGGCGATCAGGGAGCTGCACCTGGCGGGGAACAAGATCGGCGACGTGGAGGGGCTGCACCGGCTGCTGAGGCTGGCGGTGCTGGACCTGGGCTTCAACAGGCTCACCACGGCCAAGGCGCTGGGCCAGCTGGTGGCCAACTACCACTCCCTCCTCGCGCTCAACCTGGTGGGCAACCCCGTGCAGGCCAACGTCGGCGACGACGCGCTGCGCAAGGCCGTCACCGACCTCCTCCCGCAGCTCGCATACCTCAACAAGCAGCCCCTCAAGCCGCGGGAGACGGCCACCGACAGCGTCGCGCGCGCGGCGCTCGGCACGGGAGGGCGCAGGCGGGGGGCGTCGCGGCGCCTGAGCCAGAGCCccgggtcgtcgtcgtcgtcgtcgtcgagaaGCAGGTCCAAAGGCAGGCAGCACCACGGCTCGAGCATGACGGCAAGGAAGTGA
- the LOC119312506 gene encoding uncharacterized protein LOC119312506 isoform X1, which yields MARMSCFSILLTGRRQKRVQVGDAGKDAGTGSERQMVKPVAVESTDALPAVAAAVVEKCGDKIVADVVIVVAHKGASEVSPARSDSLSDDIDFEFHPQHKSVAVGSDVQGPEKHAAGTVPDAPVIASAGEEAAAAEVEVDPSAKLKRSCSNIETKRHGPREVPGTRVRSRSYGDLPGDLFMVTTTRRAHEASPDASVKTSRTADGVMLKRRSSSQVLPSRSRKLWWRLFLWSHRNLHRPWSARPSDADAGTPRGGYTSDTLEEPADRKNKKPMVDESPPQPPSQNQWVAFCADHSLSDRVSDWVSSIDNSGCLRIAEEHNNGGDHGMDLTDDSVARPRPIEAGESSGKGHGRAKRCAAADDVAQANSIVQSLNGFSSVAHISGMGLKVVPMIAPFSNLRAVNLSGNFIVHISPGSLPKGLHSLDLSRNKIANVEGLRELTKLRVLNLSYNRISRIGHGLSNCTAIRELHLAGNKIGDVEGLHRLLRLAVLDLGFNRLTTAKALGQLVANYHSLLALNLVGNPVQANVGDDALRKAVTDLLPQLAYLNKQPLKPRETATDSVARAALGTGGRRRGASRRLSQSPGSSSSSSSRSRSKGRQHHGSSMTARK from the exons ATGGCCAGGATgagctgcttctccatcctgctcaCCGGCCGGAGGCAGAAACGAGTG CAGGTTGGTGATGCCGGCAAGGATGCTGGAACTGGGAGCGAGCGCCAAATGGTGAAGCCGGTGGCGGTGGAGTCTACTGACGCGCTGCCGGCGGTTGCCGCTGCCGTGGTGGAGAAATGCGGCGACAAGATCGTCGCCGATGTGGTGATCGTGGTGGCGCACAAGGGCGCCAGTGAGGTGTCGCCAGCAAGATCGGACAGTCTGTCTGACGACATTGATTTCGAGTTCCACCCGCAGCACAAGTCCGTCGCCGTCGGCTCCGACGTCCAGGGACCGGAGAAGCATGCCGCTGGCACCGTCCCGGACGCGCCGGTGATCGCGAGCGCCGGGGAGGAGGCTGCGGCAGCGGAGGTGGAGGTCGACCCGTCGGCGAAGCTCAAGCGCTCGTGCTCCAACATCGAGACGAAGCGGCATGGCCCGAGGGAGGTCCCGGGCACGCGGGTGCGGTCGCGCTCCTACGGCGACCTGCCGGGCGACCTCTTCATGGTCACCACCACGCGCCGCGCGCACGAGGCGAGCCCCGATGCGTCGGTGAAGACGTCGCGCACCGCCGACGGCGTGATGCTCAAGCGGCGGTCGTCCAGCCAGGTGCTGCCGTCGCGGAGCCGAAAGCTGTGGTGGCGGCTCTTCCTCTGGAGCCACCGCAACCTGCACCGGCCCTGGTCGGCGCGCCCGAGCGACGCCGATGCCGGCACTCCCCGTGGCGGGTACACGTCGGACACGCTCGAGGAACCGGCCGACCGCAAAAACAAGAAGCCGATGGTGGACGagtcgccgccgcagccgccgtcgCAGAACCAGTGGGTGGCCTTCTGCGCCGACCACTCCCTGAGCGACCGCGTCAGCGACTGGGTGAGCAGCATCGACAACAGCGGGTGCCTCCGCATCGCCGAGGAGCACAACAACGGTGGCGACCATGGCATGGACCTCACGGACGACTCCGTGGCGCGCCCGCGTCCCATCGAGGCCGGGGAGTCGTCGGGCAAGGGCCACGGCAGGGCCAAGCGGTGCGCGGCGGCGGACGACGTGGCCCAGGCCAACAGCATCGTCCAGTCCCTCAACGGCTTCTCGTCCGTGGCGCACATCTCCGGCATGGGCCTCAAGGTCGTGCCCATGATCGCGCCCTTCTCCAACCTCCGCGCCGTCAACCTCTCCGGCAACTTCATCG TTCATATCTCGCCCGGATCGCTGCCGAAGGGCCTGCACTCGCTGGATCTGTCGCGGAACAAGATCGCAAACGTCGAGGGGCTCCGGGAGCTGACGAAGCTGCGCGTGCTCAACCTCAGCTACAACCGGATCTCGCGCATCGGCCACG GGCTGTCGAACTGCACGGCGATCAGGGAGCTGCACCTGGCGGGGAACAAGATCGGCGACGTGGAGGGGCTGCACCGGCTGCTGAGGCTGGCGGTGCTGGACCTGGGCTTCAACAGGCTCACCACGGCCAAGGCGCTGGGCCAGCTGGTGGCCAACTACCACTCCCTCCTCGCGCTCAACCTGGTGGGCAACCCCGTGCAGGCCAACGTCGGCGACGACGCGCTGCGCAAGGCCGTCACCGACCTCCTCCCGCAGCTCGCATACCTCAACAAGCAGCCCCTCAAGCCGCGGGAGACGGCCACCGACAGCGTCGCGCGCGCGGCGCTCGGCACGGGAGGGCGCAGGCGGGGGGCGTCGCGGCGCCTGAGCCAGAGCCccgggtcgtcgtcgtcgtcgtcgtcgagaaGCAGGTCCAAAGGCAGGCAGCACCACGGCTCGAGCATGACGGCAAGGAAGTGA